Proteins encoded by one window of bacterium:
- the panB gene encoding 3-methyl-2-oxobutanoate hydroxymethyltransferase, whose translation MERKGKALNLSVFARRKREGRPLAVLTAYDLTSALIASAGGVDAILVGDSLGNVVLGYENTLPVTVDDIVHHCAAVTRARPRVPVIADMPFGSFHVSPQDTVRHALRLVKEAGAHAVKVEGCTGREEAIRALVAAEIPVMGHLGLTPQSVHRLGGYKVQGRDADSAARLREDAQRLAAWGCFAIVLECVPADLAAEISAASPVPTIGIGAGAGCDGQVLVFHDMLGLFDGLTPKFVKRYAELGALAREAVACYVDEVRQGSFPDAGHAYDAGPPERRDGGPENVSGQTGYLGDMEGGRD comes from the coding sequence ATGGAACGCAAGGGCAAGGCCCTGAACCTGAGCGTGTTCGCCCGACGCAAGCGGGAAGGGCGGCCGCTCGCGGTGCTGACCGCCTACGACCTGACGAGCGCGCTGATCGCGAGCGCCGGCGGGGTCGACGCGATCCTGGTGGGGGACTCCCTGGGCAACGTGGTGCTGGGATACGAGAACACCCTGCCCGTGACCGTGGACGACATCGTCCACCATTGCGCGGCGGTGACGCGGGCGCGTCCGCGGGTGCCCGTGATCGCCGACATGCCTTTCGGCAGCTTCCACGTCTCGCCGCAGGACACCGTGCGCCACGCCCTGCGCCTGGTGAAGGAAGCCGGCGCCCACGCCGTGAAGGTGGAGGGCTGCACCGGACGCGAAGAGGCGATCCGGGCCCTGGTGGCGGCCGAGATCCCGGTCATGGGACACCTCGGCCTGACACCCCAGTCGGTGCACCGGCTCGGCGGCTACAAGGTTCAGGGGCGGGACGCCGATTCGGCCGCCCGCCTGCGGGAGGATGCGCAGCGGTTGGCGGCCTGGGGCTGTTTCGCCATCGTCCTGGAATGCGTGCCCGCCGACCTCGCCGCGGAGATCAGCGCCGCCTCGCCGGTGCCGACCATCGGCATCGGGGCGGGCGCCGGATGCGACGGGCAGGTGCTCGTCTTCCATGACATGCTCGGGCTCTTCGACGGTCTGACGCCGAAGTTCGTCAAGCGCTACGCCGAACTGGGCGCGCTGGCCCGGGAGGCCGTGGCGTGCTACGTGGACGAGGTGCGGCAGGGCAGCTTCCCCGACGCCGGGCATGCCTACGACGCCGGACCGCCGGAGCGGCGCGACGGCGGACCCGAGAACGTCTCCGGCCAGACGGGCTATCTCGGCGACATGGAAGGCGGACGGGACTGA
- a CDS encoding deoxynucleoside kinase — MPWRYIVVEGVIGVGKTSLTKLLSTRTNGRLNLEVVEENPFLSNFYQDRSAYAFQTQIFFLLSRFRQQQSLFQHDLFSSTLISDYLFAKDRIFANLNLSDDELALYNQLAGILEQRVLKPDLVIYLQARTEVLQQRIQWRGRAFEQDMEDAYLNALNGAYSYFFHHYKDAPLLVVNTDDLDFVNVPADFDLLFEHIQEKFTGTRYFAPNTGS; from the coding sequence CTGCCCTGGCGGTACATTGTCGTTGAAGGCGTCATCGGGGTCGGCAAGACGAGCCTGACGAAGCTGCTCTCGACGCGGACCAACGGCCGCTTGAACCTGGAGGTCGTCGAGGAGAACCCGTTCCTCTCGAACTTCTACCAGGACCGTTCGGCCTACGCCTTCCAGACCCAGATCTTCTTCCTGCTGAGCCGGTTCCGTCAGCAGCAGAGCCTCTTCCAGCACGACCTGTTCAGCTCGACGCTGATCTCGGACTACCTGTTCGCCAAGGACCGCATCTTCGCCAACCTGAACCTGAGCGACGACGAACTGGCCCTGTACAACCAGCTGGCGGGGATCCTCGAGCAGCGGGTGCTCAAACCCGACCTCGTGATCTACCTGCAGGCCCGCACCGAGGTGCTGCAGCAGCGCATCCAGTGGCGGGGCCGGGCCTTCGAGCAGGACATGGAGGACGCCTACCTCAATGCGCTCAACGGCGCCTACAGTTATTTTTTCCATCACTACAAGGACGCGCCGCTGCTGGTGGTGAACACCGACGACCTGGACTTCGTCAACGTGCCGGCGGATTTCGATCTGCTCTTCGAGCACATCCAGGAGAAGTTCACCGGCACGCGGTACTTCGCGCCCAACACCGGATCCTGA
- the folK gene encoding 2-amino-4-hydroxy-6-hydroxymethyldihydropteridine diphosphokinase → MSAPRPSGVSVLLGLGTNMGDRLRHLRRALFALATHPEIEVVAGSGVWETEFVGEGVQEPYYNACLEIVTELAPAVLLAVLKGNEEREGRPPAGHMRPRPIDLDILLYGDRVLVDEGLQVPHPGLRDRAFVLEPLAEIAAGRILPDSGETIAAACAKIRRKSGPWVRPLADEGLLPSGPQGPWRRNGTVERNKEDWRAALAVHCR, encoded by the coding sequence GTGAGCGCCCCGCGGCCGAGCGGAGTGAGCGTGCTCCTCGGGCTGGGCACGAACATGGGCGATCGCCTGCGGCACCTGCGGCGGGCGCTCTTCGCCCTGGCGACGCATCCCGAGATCGAGGTCGTGGCCGGCAGCGGGGTCTGGGAAACCGAGTTCGTGGGCGAGGGCGTCCAGGAACCGTACTACAACGCCTGCCTCGAGATCGTCACGGAACTCGCGCCGGCCGTGCTGCTGGCCGTGCTGAAAGGCAACGAGGAACGCGAGGGGCGGCCGCCGGCGGGCCACATGCGGCCACGCCCGATCGACCTGGACATCCTGCTCTACGGCGACCGGGTCCTGGTCGACGAGGGGTTGCAGGTGCCCCATCCGGGCCTGCGCGACCGGGCCTTCGTGCTGGAGCCTCTCGCCGAGATCGCCGCCGGGCGGATCCTGCCCGATTCGGGGGAGACAATCGCCGCGGCGTGTGCGAAAATCCGGCGTAAATCCGGCCCCTGGGTGCGGCCCCTGGCCGACGAGGGGCTGTTGCCGTCGGGGCCGCAGGGGCCCTGGCGACGGAACGGAACCGTGGAACGGAACAAGGAGGATTGGCGTGCTGCCCTGGCGGTACATTGTCGTTGA
- the folB gene encoding dihydroneopterin aldolase, which translates to MDRVSLHGIDVYAHHGVHPAERELGQRFVIDVDLWADCTAAALHDDLAQALDYTVAHRLVRETAARTSFQLLEALAGEICRALLAGLDVAKVRVGVHKPHPPIPDFLGRASVILERDRSWLATARGGSR; encoded by the coding sequence ATGGATCGGGTCAGCCTGCACGGCATCGACGTCTACGCCCACCACGGCGTGCATCCGGCCGAACGCGAACTGGGACAGCGCTTCGTGATCGACGTCGACCTGTGGGCCGACTGCACGGCGGCGGCCCTGCACGACGACCTGGCGCAGGCGCTGGACTACACCGTCGCCCACCGGCTCGTGCGGGAGACGGCGGCGCGCACCTCGTTCCAACTCCTGGAGGCCCTGGCCGGCGAGATCTGCCGGGCCCTGCTCGCGGGTCTGGACGTGGCGAAGGTGCGGGTCGGGGTCCACAAGCCGCACCCGCCCATTCCCGATTTCCTCGGCCGTGCCTCGGTGATCCTCGAGCGCGACCGGAGCTGGCTCGCGACCGCACGGGGAGGATCCCGGTGA
- a CDS encoding aminotransferase class I/II-fold pyridoxal phosphate-dependent enzyme — MGRLEKLPPYLFSAIDAAKAEARAAGVDVVDLGIGDPDLPTPAPLLDVMCEAVRRPPNHRYPAQKGDLKLRETIAAWLARRHGVQVAADRQVLVLIGSKEGLGHLPLTCVEEGDNTLVPDLGYPVYGQATLLAGGEPRTFSLAPERGFLPDPDEIASLMDDRTRLLFLNYPHNPSGATAGPEFWRPLIDLCRERGVILINDAAYLEVTLDGSRPLSMLKVADPARDPVIELHSLSKMFNMTGWRIAFAAGHPDVVGRLGRVKESMDSGVFTAVQETAAYALGDAFEELLGDVLAPYARRREVIVAALAEAGFEVFPTNASFYVWSRVPRGEPAVAFCKRALAEIGLVVTPGNGFGTGGEGWFRISLTASDERIAEGARRLREWS, encoded by the coding sequence GTGGGACGACTGGAAAAACTGCCACCCTATCTCTTTTCGGCCATCGACGCGGCCAAGGCCGAGGCCCGGGCCGCCGGCGTCGACGTGGTCGACCTCGGCATCGGCGACCCGGACCTGCCGACGCCGGCACCGCTGCTCGACGTCATGTGCGAGGCGGTGCGGCGCCCGCCGAACCACCGCTACCCGGCCCAGAAGGGTGACCTGAAGCTGCGGGAGACCATCGCGGCCTGGCTGGCGCGTCGGCACGGCGTGCAGGTCGCCGCCGACCGGCAGGTGCTGGTGCTGATCGGTTCGAAGGAGGGCCTGGGCCATCTGCCCCTGACCTGCGTCGAGGAAGGCGACAACACCCTGGTGCCCGATCTCGGCTACCCGGTGTACGGCCAGGCGACGCTCCTGGCCGGCGGCGAACCGCGCACGTTCTCGCTGGCGCCCGAACGCGGCTTCCTGCCCGACCCGGACGAGATCGCGTCGCTGATGGACGACCGCACCCGGCTGCTCTTCCTGAACTACCCCCACAACCCTTCCGGGGCCACGGCCGGACCGGAGTTCTGGCGTCCGCTGATCGATCTGTGCCGCGAGCGGGGCGTGATCCTGATCAACGACGCCGCCTACCTCGAGGTGACGCTCGACGGGAGCCGTCCCCTCAGCATGCTGAAGGTGGCCGACCCCGCGCGGGATCCGGTCATCGAACTGCACAGCCTGTCGAAGATGTTCAACATGACCGGCTGGCGCATCGCCTTCGCGGCCGGCCATCCCGACGTGGTCGGCCGGCTCGGCCGCGTGAAGGAGAGCATGGACAGCGGCGTGTTCACCGCGGTCCAGGAGACGGCGGCCTACGCCCTGGGCGACGCCTTCGAGGAACTGCTGGGCGATGTCCTGGCTCCCTATGCGCGTCGCCGCGAGGTGATCGTGGCGGCCCTGGCCGAGGCGGGCTTCGAGGTCTTCCCCACCAACGCGTCGTTCTACGTCTGGAGCCGGGTGCCCCGCGGCGAACCGGCGGTCGCGTTCTGCAAGCGGGCGCTGGCCGAGATCGGACTCGTCGTGACGCCTGGCAACGGGTTCGGAACCGGGGGCGAAGGCTGGTTCCGCATCAGCCTGACGGCGTCGGACGAACGCATCGCCGAGGGGGCGCGGCGCCTGCGGGAGTGGAGCTGA
- a CDS encoding tetratricopeptide repeat protein, with protein sequence MSPARNNTLFRALCGLVLLLAAVAAPQAVRAECQPGQMQEANLAYQSAAEFLASQQWDQAIARMQSIIAVCPEHVEATRGIGIALMSKGDEASLTAAVPYFQKVIELRGDEVEANDFDFLGKTYARLKKYKEARAEFMKAERLAPDDCGVLFNLAVMHYASGYNPQSVETLEHALEVCPDNRDRILGQLSKSAEKAAAQQKANGNMEKAAYYEGLTAKYGAQAGGSTTYDMVKQKMSAKDYQGAIALLEPLVQKEPDNSSALLTLARAQDAVANKRASVATYEKYLALKPTDAQATGSMIQVMVEAGMCSEASARAAKAAGDLASQGRANLAAVNYSWGLAYECLGDFETAKGKFQSCVGAGNPRYEGSARTQVQRMTDLQSIEDAKAKKAAQNR encoded by the coding sequence GTGTCCCCAGCGAGGAACAACACCCTTTTCCGTGCGCTCTGCGGTCTCGTCCTGCTGCTGGCGGCCGTGGCCGCGCCGCAGGCGGTCCGGGCCGAGTGCCAGCCCGGCCAGATGCAGGAGGCCAACCTGGCCTACCAGTCGGCCGCCGAATTCCTGGCCTCCCAGCAGTGGGACCAGGCGATCGCCCGGATGCAGTCCATCATCGCGGTCTGCCCCGAGCACGTCGAGGCGACGCGCGGCATCGGCATCGCGCTGATGAGCAAGGGGGACGAGGCGAGCCTGACCGCGGCCGTGCCCTACTTCCAGAAGGTCATCGAGCTGCGCGGGGACGAGGTCGAGGCCAACGATTTCGACTTCCTGGGCAAGACGTACGCCCGCCTCAAGAAGTACAAGGAGGCGCGGGCCGAGTTCATGAAGGCCGAGCGCCTGGCGCCCGACGACTGCGGCGTGCTCTTCAACCTGGCCGTCATGCACTACGCCTCGGGCTACAACCCCCAGTCGGTGGAGACCCTCGAGCACGCCCTCGAAGTTTGCCCGGACAACCGCGACCGGATCCTGGGCCAGCTGTCCAAGTCGGCCGAGAAGGCCGCCGCCCAGCAGAAGGCCAACGGCAACATGGAGAAGGCCGCGTACTACGAGGGCCTGACGGCCAAGTACGGCGCCCAGGCCGGCGGCTCGACGACCTACGACATGGTCAAGCAGAAGATGTCGGCCAAGGACTACCAGGGCGCCATCGCCCTGCTCGAGCCGCTCGTCCAGAAGGAGCCGGACAACAGCAGCGCGCTGCTGACCCTCGCGCGGGCGCAGGACGCCGTCGCGAACAAGCGGGCCAGCGTGGCCACGTATGAGAAGTACCTGGCCCTCAAGCCCACCGACGCCCAGGCCACGGGCTCGATGATCCAGGTCATGGTCGAGGCCGGCATGTGCAGCGAAGCCAGCGCCCGGGCGGCGAAGGCCGCCGGCGACCTGGCCTCACAGGGACGCGCGAACCTGGCCGCGGTGAACTATTCGTGGGGTCTGGCCTACGAATGCCTCGGCGATTTCGAGACGGCGAAGGGCAAGTTCCAGTCCTGCGTCGGGGCCGGCAATCCGCGCTACGAAGGGTCGGCGCGGACGCAGGTGCAGCGCATGACCGACCTGCAGTCCATCGAGGACGCCAAGGCGAAGAAAGCGGCCCAGAACCGCTGA
- a CDS encoding glycosyltransferase, giving the protein MRIMHVGKYYPPYRGGMETALQALAEGQAAAGAAVSVVVAGGGSEDVREVLGGEGGGSVVLLRAGVAGTIQSQPLTLGLPALLRREIAGWRPDIVHLHLPNPLAAAAWLALAALPGHDLPPLAVWYHADITRQRLGRRLVSPLLQGCLRRATGIAVASGALRDGSPVLASHRDRVAVLPFGLPLQPWSEVEPRRDGPFLFVGRLVPYKGGDVLLRALARVPGAELVLVGEGPCGPGWAALVDELGLGGRVRFAGTLDETGIAARLGEARALVLPSVDESEAFGLVQLEAMAAGVPVVATDLPTGVPEVGIPGETGLLVSPGDVDGLAAALARLHGDAALRRRLGEAGRRRFRERFTREKMIERTLAWYGTLQHGGATSP; this is encoded by the coding sequence ATGCGGATCATGCACGTGGGCAAGTACTACCCGCCGTACCGCGGCGGCATGGAAACGGCGTTGCAGGCCCTCGCCGAGGGCCAGGCGGCGGCGGGCGCGGCGGTGTCGGTCGTCGTGGCGGGCGGCGGCTCCGAAGACGTGCGGGAAGTCCTCGGCGGCGAGGGCGGCGGATCGGTGGTCCTGCTGCGGGCCGGGGTCGCCGGGACGATCCAGTCGCAGCCGCTGACCCTCGGTTTGCCGGCCCTGCTGCGGCGCGAGATCGCCGGCTGGCGGCCCGATATCGTGCACCTGCACCTGCCCAATCCCCTGGCGGCCGCGGCCTGGCTGGCGCTGGCGGCCCTGCCGGGGCACGACCTGCCGCCCCTGGCCGTGTGGTACCACGCCGACATCACGAGGCAGCGCCTGGGCCGGCGTCTGGTGTCGCCCCTCCTGCAGGGCTGCCTGCGGCGGGCGACCGGCATCGCGGTGGCGAGCGGCGCGCTGCGCGACGGGTCGCCGGTGCTGGCCTCCCATCGCGACCGCGTGGCGGTGCTGCCGTTCGGACTGCCGCTGCAGCCGTGGAGCGAGGTCGAGCCGCGGCGGGACGGACCGTTCCTGTTCGTCGGGCGTCTCGTCCCCTACAAGGGGGGCGATGTGCTGTTGCGGGCGCTGGCCCGCGTGCCCGGGGCCGAACTCGTCCTCGTCGGCGAGGGGCCGTGCGGGCCCGGTTGGGCGGCCCTGGTCGACGAGTTGGGACTCGGTGGCCGGGTGCGGTTCGCCGGCACGCTGGACGAAACCGGCATCGCGGCGCGCCTGGGCGAGGCCCGCGCGCTGGTGCTGCCGAGCGTCGACGAGAGCGAAGCCTTCGGCCTCGTCCAGCTGGAGGCCATGGCCGCCGGCGTGCCGGTGGTCGCGACCGACCTGCCGACCGGCGTGCCGGAGGTCGGGATTCCCGGGGAGACGGGACTGCTGGTGTCGCCCGGCGACGTGGACGGTCTCGCGGCGGCCCTGGCCCGGCTGCACGGCGACGCCGCGTTGCGTCGGCGGCTGGGCGAAGCGGGGCGCCGCCGGTTCCGGGAGCGCTTCACCCGCGAGAAGATGATCGAGCGGACCCTTGCCTGGTATGGGACGCTGCAGCACGGAGGAGCGACATCCCCATGA
- the groL gene encoding chaperonin GroEL (60 kDa chaperone family; promotes refolding of misfolded polypeptides especially under stressful conditions; forms two stacked rings of heptamers to form a barrel-shaped 14mer; ends can be capped by GroES; misfolded proteins enter the barrel where they are refolded when GroES binds) — protein MAKMIHFSEDARDELKKGVDALANAVKITLGPRGRNVILDKKFGAPLVTNDGVTIAREIELKEPFQNMGAQMVKEVASKTNDVAGDGTTTATILAQSMINEGLRNLAAGANPMFVKKGIEAATAAAVAEIKKQAKQVKDSATIANVAAISANNDKAIGGMIAEAMEKVGKDGVITVEEAKGTEMELDVVEGMQFDRGYLSPYFVTNAEQMRVELDHPLVLIFDKKIASMKDLLPILEKVAQMGRPLLIIAEDVEGEALATLVVNKLRGTLNIAAVKAPGFGDRRKAMLEDIAVLTGGRVMSEDAGLKLENTTTADLGQCSKITIDKDNTTIVGGQGKAGDVKARIAQIRAQIEDTSSDYDREKLQERLAKLAGGVAVIRVGATTEVEMKEKKHRVEDALSATRAAVEEGIVVGGGVALLKTVKAIQKLDLTGEEAVGRDIVARAVEEPLRMIAANAGIEGSLVVARLRDEKKATIGFNAASLEYEDLMEAGIIDPAKVTRSAIQNAASIAAMLLTTEVCITDEPAKDSGPAMPDMGGMGGMGGMM, from the coding sequence ATGGCGAAGATGATCCACTTCAGCGAAGACGCGCGTGACGAGCTCAAGAAGGGCGTGGATGCCCTGGCCAACGCCGTCAAGATCACCCTCGGCCCCCGTGGCCGGAACGTCATCCTGGACAAGAAGTTCGGTGCGCCGCTGGTCACCAACGACGGCGTGACCATCGCCCGCGAGATCGAGCTCAAGGAGCCCTTCCAGAACATGGGCGCCCAGATGGTCAAGGAAGTCGCCAGCAAGACCAACGACGTGGCCGGCGACGGCACCACCACCGCGACGATCCTCGCCCAGAGCATGATCAACGAGGGCCTGCGCAACCTCGCCGCCGGCGCCAACCCGATGTTCGTCAAGAAGGGCATCGAGGCTGCCACCGCCGCGGCCGTGGCCGAGATCAAGAAGCAGGCGAAGCAGGTCAAGGACAGCGCGACCATCGCCAACGTCGCGGCCATCTCGGCCAACAACGACAAGGCCATCGGCGGCATGATCGCCGAGGCGATGGAGAAGGTCGGCAAGGACGGCGTCATCACCGTCGAAGAGGCCAAGGGCACCGAGATGGAGCTGGACGTGGTCGAGGGCATGCAGTTCGACCGCGGCTACCTGAGCCCGTACTTCGTGACCAACGCCGAGCAGATGCGCGTCGAGCTGGACCACCCGCTGGTCCTGATCTTCGACAAGAAGATCGCCTCGATGAAGGACCTGCTGCCGATCCTGGAGAAGGTCGCGCAGATGGGCCGCCCGCTGCTGATCATCGCCGAGGACGTCGAGGGCGAGGCCCTGGCGACCCTGGTCGTGAACAAGCTGCGCGGCACCCTGAACATCGCCGCGGTGAAGGCGCCGGGCTTCGGCGACCGCCGCAAGGCCATGCTCGAGGACATCGCCGTGCTGACCGGTGGCCGCGTCATGAGCGAGGACGCCGGCCTGAAGCTGGAGAACACGACCACGGCCGATCTGGGCCAGTGCTCGAAGATCACCATCGACAAGGACAACACGACCATCGTGGGCGGCCAGGGCAAGGCCGGGGACGTCAAGGCCCGCATCGCCCAGATCCGCGCCCAGATCGAGGACACCAGCAGCGACTACGACCGTGAGAAGCTGCAGGAGCGCCTGGCCAAGCTGGCGGGCGGCGTCGCGGTCATCCGCGTCGGCGCCACCACCGAGGTCGAGATGAAGGAGAAGAAGCACCGCGTCGAGGACGCCCTGAGCGCCACCCGCGCCGCGGTCGAGGAGGGCATCGTGGTCGGTGGCGGCGTGGCGCTGCTGAAGACCGTCAAGGCCATCCAGAAGCTCGACCTGACGGGCGAGGAGGCGGTCGGTCGCGACATCGTGGCCCGCGCCGTCGAGGAGCCCCTGCGCATGATCGCCGCCAACGCGGGCATCGAGGGCAGCCTCGTGGTGGCCCGCCTGCGCGACGAGAAGAAGGCCACGATCGGGTTCAACGCCGCGAGCCTCGAGTACGAGGACCTCATGGAGGCCGGGATCATCGACCCCGCCAAGGTGACCCGCTCGGCCATCCAGAACGCCGCCTCGATCGCCGCGATGCTGCTGACCACCGAGGTCTGCATCACCGACGAGCCGGCCAAGGACAGCGGTCCGGCCATGCCGGACATGGGTGGCATGGGCGGCATGGGCGGCATGATGTAG
- the groES gene encoding co-chaperone GroES, translated as MALSIKPLADRVIVAPMEKETVKGGIIIPDTAKEKPQQGKIVAVGPGTVSDSGERVAPEVKKGDVVLYGKYAGTEVNVDGKDYLILRESDVLAILG; from the coding sequence ATGGCCCTGAGCATCAAGCCCCTGGCTGACCGCGTCATCGTGGCGCCCATGGAGAAGGAAACCGTCAAGGGCGGCATCATCATTCCGGATACCGCCAAGGAGAAGCCCCAGCAGGGCAAGATCGTGGCCGTCGGCCCCGGCACCGTGAGCGACAGCGGCGAGCGCGTCGCTCCCGAGGTGAAGAAGGGCGATGTCGTGCTGTACGGCAAGTACGCCGGCACCGAAGTGAACGTGGACGGCAAGGACTACCTGATCCTGCGCGAGAGCGACGTGCTGGCCATCCTGGGCTAG
- a CDS encoding response regulator: MGLSILVVDANPVFRRVLGDVLAGLPGVDAVAHAASAAEARRLAAARRPDVAVVDLSLAAGAGPDLVGRLRHEDPRVTVIGVAERNAGPGPAGLARFRGASAIVTRPAPGPFRRVVTELSTRFAPLIAAAGRAHGRAAPAGGGGPAGQRAPQGPFWITVIAVSTGGPEALGRVVPLLPADYPTPIVVVQHMPPDFTRALAESLDARACLAVREGRDGEVLAAGDVVVAPGGRHLEVGGSAARPRVVLHDGPPELGVRPSANVLLRSLAAVDGSRRVLTVVMTGMGEDGLAGLRALRPRRPYCLTQTEASCAVYGMPRAVELAGLADEAVPLERLAARLAAVARGTVPLPTS, encoded by the coding sequence ATGGGCCTGAGCATCCTGGTCGTCGACGCGAATCCCGTCTTCCGCCGGGTCCTCGGCGACGTGCTCGCCGGCCTGCCGGGCGTCGACGCCGTGGCGCACGCCGCTTCGGCAGCGGAGGCGCGCCGTCTGGCCGCCGCCCGGCGTCCCGATGTGGCGGTGGTCGACCTGTCCCTGGCCGCGGGCGCGGGCCCCGACCTCGTGGGGCGGCTGCGGCACGAAGATCCGCGCGTGACGGTCATCGGGGTCGCCGAACGGAATGCCGGACCGGGTCCGGCCGGCCTGGCCCGCTTCCGCGGCGCCAGCGCCATCGTCACCCGTCCCGCGCCGGGACCATTCCGGCGCGTGGTGACCGAACTCTCCACCCGCTTCGCACCGCTCATCGCCGCGGCGGGGCGGGCCCACGGGCGTGCCGCCCCGGCCGGGGGCGGCGGGCCGGCGGGCCAACGCGCGCCCCAGGGTCCGTTCTGGATCACGGTCATCGCGGTTTCGACCGGAGGCCCCGAAGCCCTGGGCCGGGTCGTTCCCCTCCTTCCCGCCGACTACCCGACGCCGATTGTCGTGGTGCAGCACATGCCCCCCGATTTCACCCGGGCCCTGGCCGAGAGTCTCGACGCCCGCGCGTGCCTCGCCGTGCGGGAAGGACGGGACGGCGAAGTCCTCGCCGCCGGAGACGTCGTGGTGGCTCCGGGAGGTCGCCATCTCGAGGTGGGCGGGTCGGCCGCGCGTCCCCGCGTGGTGCTGCACGACGGGCCGCCGGAGCTGGGGGTGCGACCGTCCGCCAACGTGCTGCTGCGCTCGCTCGCCGCCGTGGACGGCTCGCGACGGGTGCTCACCGTCGTGATGACCGGGATGGGGGAGGACGGTCTCGCCGGCCTGCGGGCCCTCCGGCCGCGCCGGCCCTACTGCCTCACCCAGACCGAAGCGTCCTGCGCCGTCTACGGCATGCCGCGCGCCGTCGAGCTGGCCGGCCTCGCCGACGAAGCGGTGCCCCTCGAGCGGCTCGCCGCACGTCTTGCGGCCGTGGCCCGGGGAACGGTGCCGCTCCCGACATCCTGA
- a CDS encoding type III pantothenate kinase, translating into MSGAAERTGCVVLDAGNTKTRVAVWRDDPCGAQLWQGGEELGVLPTPTTTDPSPAAGVAALAAGTPTLPSVLVSVSPAATERLRERLPALAVVDHTWDLPFRCDVEAPERVGADRLCNMAAAAALGRDAVLVVDAGTATTFDLLLAGAFVGGFIAPGMALAAEALGERAARLAPVPFASAPFAPGRNTHDAMQRGAFHVGVHGVAGVIEAFSARYPDLHVVLTGGCGRYVATAEQPWDPLWTLRGAAVLWRRRTA; encoded by the coding sequence ATGAGCGGCGCTGCCGAACGCACCGGGTGCGTCGTCCTCGATGCGGGCAACACGAAGACGCGCGTTGCCGTGTGGCGCGACGATCCGTGCGGGGCGCAGCTCTGGCAGGGCGGCGAAGAGTTGGGCGTCCTGCCGACGCCGACCACGACCGACCCGTCGCCCGCGGCGGGCGTCGCGGCACTGGCGGCCGGCACCCCGACGTTGCCGTCCGTCCTGGTCAGCGTCTCGCCGGCGGCGACGGAACGGCTGCGCGAGCGCCTTCCCGCCCTGGCCGTCGTCGATCACACGTGGGATCTGCCCTTCCGCTGCGACGTGGAGGCGCCCGAACGGGTGGGGGCCGATCGGCTCTGCAACATGGCTGCCGCCGCCGCACTCGGCCGCGACGCGGTGCTGGTGGTGGACGCCGGCACGGCGACCACCTTCGACCTCCTGCTCGCCGGGGCCTTCGTCGGCGGCTTCATCGCTCCCGGGATGGCCCTGGCCGCCGAGGCGCTGGGGGAGCGGGCGGCCCGGCTGGCGCCGGTGCCCTTCGCGTCGGCGCCGTTCGCGCCCGGCCGCAACACCCACGACGCGATGCAGCGAGGGGCCTTCCACGTGGGGGTGCACGGGGTGGCCGGCGTGATCGAGGCGTTCTCCGCGCGGTATCCCGACCTCCATGTCGTCCTGACCGGCGGCTGCGGCCGCTACGTGGCCACCGCGGAGCAGCCCTGGGATCCCCTCTGGACGCTGCGGGGGGCGGCGGTCCTCTGGCGGCGCCGCACGGCCTGA